From Lawsonia intracellularis PHE/MN1-00, the proteins below share one genomic window:
- the glpA gene encoding anaerobic glycerol-3-phosphate dehydrogenase subunit GlpA, which yields MMKALSFYKNQHWDVIVIGGGATGVGTLRDLSMRGLKTLLLEQQDLAYGTTSRFHGLLHSGARYVMKDQGVATDCAKENIILSKICKPCIENIGGLFIRTNEDDPEFEKNWVTACNNCKIKTTPISITDALKEAPTLSKHILSAYKVPDASIDGFKLVWHNVISAQKYGGEFRTYTKVTSITNSNGVVTGVTIEDFWTKEITHLTCNFVINAAGSWCGDVAAKAGIELHLTPNKGALIVFNHRLSKKIINRLHPPSDGDIFVPHESTTILGTTSKNTNRPDDIIPEQSDILELLNIGSVLFPKIHQYRILRSFAGTRPLYSMYKSPKELYASRSFRIIDHKNEGLSGMASICGGKVTTYRLMAEQISNVVCNYFNNNVPCNTAKEPLITEVDPTLHKKIKYFPIQGFEPALSRLGNSINEVSTAIKNNLLKKDLICECEMVTFAEVEYIASQPSSYLLGDISRRTRMGMGTCQGTFCALRAIGNFLQFNLLSSKEPITDLLQTFQQKKWVGIYPSLWGESLREVELFRQIYSATLNIEQENHE from the coding sequence ATGATGAAGGCTTTATCATTTTACAAAAATCAACACTGGGATGTAATTGTTATTGGGGGAGGAGCTACAGGCGTAGGTACACTTCGAGATCTCTCAATGCGTGGACTTAAAACTCTATTACTTGAACAACAAGATCTTGCTTATGGAACCACTTCACGTTTCCATGGGTTACTCCATAGTGGAGCACGATATGTAATGAAAGATCAAGGTGTTGCTACTGACTGTGCAAAAGAAAATATAATATTATCTAAAATATGTAAGCCTTGTATAGAAAATATCGGTGGTCTTTTTATCAGAACTAATGAAGATGATCCTGAATTTGAAAAAAACTGGGTTACAGCTTGTAACAATTGTAAAATCAAAACCACACCTATTTCCATTACTGATGCACTAAAAGAAGCACCTACTCTCTCAAAACATATTCTGTCTGCTTATAAAGTTCCTGATGCAAGTATAGATGGATTTAAGTTAGTATGGCATAATGTAATCTCAGCCCAAAAATATGGAGGAGAATTTCGTACTTATACTAAAGTTACTTCAATTACAAACAGTAATGGTGTTGTTACAGGTGTTACTATAGAAGACTTTTGGACAAAAGAAATAACACATCTTACTTGTAACTTTGTTATCAATGCTGCAGGGAGCTGGTGTGGTGATGTCGCTGCAAAAGCAGGAATTGAACTTCACTTAACTCCAAATAAAGGTGCACTTATTGTCTTTAATCATCGACTTTCTAAAAAAATTATCAATAGGCTTCATCCACCTTCTGATGGTGATATTTTTGTACCTCATGAATCTACAACAATTCTTGGAACAACATCTAAAAACACCAATAGACCAGATGATATAATCCCTGAGCAGTCTGATATCCTAGAATTATTAAATATAGGCAGTGTATTATTCCCTAAAATTCATCAATACAGAATATTACGATCTTTTGCAGGGACACGGCCATTATATAGTATGTATAAATCACCTAAAGAACTCTATGCCTCAAGAAGTTTTCGTATAATCGATCATAAAAATGAAGGGCTATCTGGCATGGCAAGCATATGTGGTGGTAAAGTTACAACATATCGCTTAATGGCTGAACAAATCTCTAATGTAGTATGCAACTACTTCAACAATAATGTTCCATGTAATACAGCAAAAGAACCACTTATAACAGAAGTAGATCCTACATTACATAAAAAAATAAAATATTTTCCTATACAAGGTTTTGAACCAGCACTCTCCCGCTTAGGTAACTCTATAAATGAAGTCTCTACTGCTATAAAAAATAATCTACTAAAAAAAGATCTAATATGTGAATGTGAAATGGTTACTTTTGCTGAGGTTGAATACATTGCTAGCCAGCCCTCATCTTATCTACTAGGAGATATCTCTCGCAGAACACGAATGGGGATGGGAACATGTCAAGGAACTTTTTGTGCTCTACGTGCTATAGGAAACTTTCTACAATTTAACTTACTCTCTAGCAAAGAACCAATCACTGATTTACTACAAACTTTCCAACAAAAAAAATGGGTTGGCATTTATCCATCTTTATGGGGAGAGTCCTTACGTGAAGTTGAACTATTTAGACAAATCTATAGTGCTACTCTAAATATTGAGCAGGAAAATCATGAATAG
- a CDS encoding lysine exporter LysO family protein — protein sequence MRESFIVLACFLLGIIIGHIELVPKELIYEGLATCIVYFMLFTVGMTIGINSQAWQVIRSLKGKILLVPLGILIGTLLGAVISWLILQNIFLRDVIAVASGLGYYSLSSMLVTQFTTPDLGALTLLVNIAREIIAMTFAPLFVRLVGGLGPLSVAAASSELCIPIIARTSGELNTILAIFSGAVLTICVPIIITLLYK from the coding sequence ATGAGAGAATCCTTTATTGTTCTAGCTTGTTTTTTACTAGGTATTATTATTGGTCATATTGAGTTAGTCCCAAAAGAGCTTATATATGAAGGCTTAGCCACCTGTATTGTCTACTTTATGCTTTTTACTGTTGGCATGACTATAGGAATTAACTCTCAAGCCTGGCAAGTTATCCGATCATTAAAAGGAAAAATACTTTTAGTTCCATTAGGAATTCTTATAGGAACATTACTTGGAGCCGTAATTTCATGGCTTATTCTTCAAAATATATTCCTTAGAGACGTAATAGCTGTCGCATCTGGCCTTGGCTACTATAGTCTCTCTAGTATGCTTGTAACTCAATTTACTACACCTGACCTTGGTGCATTAACCCTTCTTGTAAATATAGCAAGAGAAATTATAGCAATGACCTTTGCTCCTCTATTTGTACGTTTGGTTGGCGGACTTGGTCCTCTTTCTGTAGCAGCAGCATCAAGTGAACTATGTATACCTATAATTGCTCGTACCTCTGGAGAACTGAACACTATTTTAGCTATATTTTCAGGTGCTGTTCTTACAATATGTGTACCAATTATCATTACACTACTTTATAAATAA
- a CDS encoding LysO family transporter, with translation MVAEIVCISLGAPIGFLIRNHPRLIKTVDYSLIWSVRILLFLLGLSLGSNTTIIQQLDTLGIQAIIITFFCIAGSLIAAKLLSRFVHIIPENIQEHLKEHLK, from the coding sequence ATGGTTGCAGAAATTGTCTGTATTTCTCTTGGGGCTCCTATTGGTTTTTTAATACGAAATCATCCTCGATTAATAAAAACAGTAGATTACAGTCTAATTTGGTCAGTAAGGATCTTACTTTTTTTATTAGGACTTTCTTTAGGATCAAATACTACTATTATTCAACAACTTGATACATTAGGGATTCAAGCAATAATTATTACTTTTTTTTGTATTGCTGGAAGCCTCATTGCAGCAAAATTATTATCTCGATTTGTCCATATAATTCCAGAAAATATTCAGGAACACTTAAAGGAACACTTAAAATGA
- a CDS encoding class I SAM-dependent methyltransferase, whose translation MEQVMALEQTWTLHRPEDFKVRWKEFVLEYFKVGEYKNPPYWLNFWPSNYFLIEWLFHHKEDIAGELCIDLGCGLGFSAVIGQWLGAKVIGVEYVFEALTYAKYNAASNNISQPYWINMDWDKPAIVKNSIPYIWCSDIIYDTNDAEPIICFFDNMLKEDGIIWISEPKRPAYDVVLNKLEKRGWNCKCMFESEIPHCRPLPKFKRIYTRMWEISRG comes from the coding sequence ATGGAACAAGTTATGGCATTAGAACAAACATGGACTCTTCATCGACCTGAGGATTTTAAAGTTCGTTGGAAAGAATTTGTTTTAGAATACTTTAAAGTAGGTGAATATAAAAATCCTCCCTATTGGCTTAATTTTTGGCCTTCAAATTATTTTTTGATAGAGTGGTTATTTCATCATAAGGAAGATATTGCAGGTGAACTATGTATAGATCTTGGTTGTGGTTTGGGTTTTTCAGCGGTAATTGGTCAATGGTTAGGGGCAAAGGTTATAGGGGTAGAGTATGTATTTGAAGCACTGACATATGCAAAGTATAATGCAGCTTCTAATAATATATCACAGCCATATTGGATAAATATGGATTGGGATAAACCTGCGATAGTTAAAAATTCTATTCCATATATTTGGTGTAGTGATATTATTTATGATACAAATGATGCTGAGCCCATTATTTGTTTTTTTGATAACATGCTTAAAGAAGACGGCATAATTTGGATTTCAGAACCTAAACGACCTGCATATGATGTAGTTCTTAATAAACTAGAAAAAAGAGGATGGAATTGTAAATGTATGTTTGAAAGCGAAATTCCTCATTGTCGTCCTTTGCCTAAATTTAAACGAATTTATACTCGTATGTGGGAAATTTCTCGTGGTTAG
- the nikR gene encoding nickel-responsive transcriptional regulator NikR, whose product MGETVRFGVSLDEDLLNKFDKLCDRQGYPSRSEALRDMIRQALAKDILQSKDSNAAGVLSLVYDHHTRELSRKLIERQHEMYDSIIATLHIHLDRYNCLEVLIIKGNGGKIQQLADMLCSIRGVKLGAFSFLPVEEDVF is encoded by the coding sequence ATGGGAGAAACTGTTCGTTTTGGTGTTTCGTTAGACGAAGATTTACTTAATAAATTTGATAAGCTTTGTGATCGGCAAGGTTACCCTAGTCGTTCAGAAGCATTACGAGATATGATTCGACAGGCATTAGCAAAGGATATACTACAATCTAAGGATAGTAATGCAGCAGGTGTCCTTTCGTTAGTATATGATCATCATACACGTGAGCTATCTCGAAAGTTGATAGAGAGACAGCATGAAATGTACGATTCTATTATTGCTACATTACATATTCATTTAGATCGTTATAATTGTTTGGAGGTATTAATAATCAAAGGTAATGGAGGTAAAATTCAACAACTTGCAGATATGCTTTGCTCTATTAGAGGGGTTAAGTTAGGGGCCTTTTCTTTTCTTCCAGTTGAAGAAGATGTTTTTTAA
- the folE2 gene encoding GTP cyclohydrolase FolE2 — MKDIQSTPAQIAFPIDRVGVKGLKFPIQIQTRDIGMQHTVAIVDMGVDLSVSSRGTHMSRFVEVLQDWNEPLCCESLERLVKQTQKKLQSQHAYIAFFFPYFLHKRAPSTNMLSLFSYDCKLSAKSINYNIEFILELTVPVMTVCPCSKAISHEGAHSQRSEIYIQLRLEQFRFIEDFIVLAESSASSPLYSLLKRADEKYVTEDAFAHPKFVEDVVRNISSKLITVTDVLGFRVEVESFESIHAHNAFAYIEHEFIC, encoded by the coding sequence ATGAAAGATATTCAAAGTACTCCTGCACAGATTGCATTTCCTATTGATCGTGTTGGGGTAAAAGGTCTTAAGTTTCCTATTCAGATTCAAACGCGTGATATTGGAATGCAACATACTGTTGCTATAGTGGATATGGGAGTTGATCTATCAGTATCATCACGTGGGACTCATATGAGTCGTTTTGTTGAAGTATTACAGGATTGGAATGAACCACTATGTTGTGAGTCATTAGAGAGGCTTGTCAAACAAACACAAAAAAAATTACAGTCACAGCATGCTTATATTGCATTTTTTTTCCCTTACTTTTTGCATAAAAGAGCTCCAAGTACAAATATGTTAAGTTTATTTTCTTATGACTGTAAACTTTCAGCAAAATCTATTAACTATAATATAGAATTTATACTTGAGTTAACTGTTCCTGTTATGACAGTTTGTCCTTGCTCTAAAGCTATTAGCCACGAGGGTGCGCATAGTCAACGTTCAGAGATATATATTCAATTAAGATTAGAACAGTTTAGATTTATTGAAGACTTTATTGTATTAGCAGAGTCATCAGCTTCTTCGCCTTTATATTCTTTACTGAAAAGAGCAGATGAAAAATATGTTACTGAAGATGCATTTGCTCACCCTAAGTTTGTTGAGGATGTCGTCAGAAATATATCAAGCAAGTTAATTACAGTAACAGATGTTCTTGGTTTTCGTGTCGAAGTTGAAAGCTTTGAGTCTATCCATGCACATAATGCTTTTGCTTATATTGAACATGAGTTTATTTGTTAG
- a CDS encoding sigma-54 interaction domain-containing protein, with protein sequence MEIVSNGIIGESTTLKEVFHVLHKVAPTDSTVLVTGESGTGKELLVRALHAQSLRVTKPFVPINCGAIPKELLESELFGHEKGAFTHAVRSRAGRFEVADGGTVFLDEIGEMDLSLQVKILRVLQEKEIERVGGTGPRKVDVRIVAATNRNLEQEVEQGRFREDLYYRLNVIPLHLPPLRERGRDILLLTESFLTRFCARKQRPILKIDPEVSKVFLAYHWPGNVRELENVIERLSILVDGNIVRLHDLPRKIIDSVGTLEDLTNIELPKSVESIPTSISPQEFIWPRLEDMRTRGVGLKEFLEQIEDRLLGEALLLSDGVKNQAAEILGIKRTTLIEKLKKRRLDGEV encoded by the coding sequence ATGGAGATTGTAAGCAACGGAATTATTGGAGAGAGTACCACTTTAAAAGAGGTCTTTCATGTCCTGCATAAAGTTGCACCTACTGATAGCACTGTACTTGTAACTGGAGAGTCTGGAACAGGTAAAGAGCTTCTTGTTCGTGCACTACATGCTCAAAGTTTACGGGTAACAAAACCATTTGTTCCTATTAATTGTGGCGCAATTCCTAAAGAGTTATTAGAATCAGAGCTTTTTGGCCATGAGAAGGGGGCATTTACACATGCTGTTCGTTCAAGAGCAGGAAGATTTGAAGTTGCAGATGGAGGAACTGTTTTTCTTGATGAAATAGGAGAAATGGATCTTAGTTTGCAAGTAAAAATTCTTCGTGTTTTACAGGAAAAAGAGATCGAACGTGTTGGAGGTACAGGACCACGTAAAGTAGACGTACGAATTGTTGCTGCAACAAATAGGAATCTTGAACAAGAAGTAGAGCAAGGACGGTTTCGTGAGGATTTATATTATCGTCTAAATGTGATACCACTTCACCTACCACCACTAAGGGAAAGAGGACGTGATATTTTATTACTCACAGAAAGTTTTCTTACTCGTTTTTGTGCTAGAAAACAACGTCCTATTTTAAAAATTGATCCAGAAGTATCTAAAGTTTTTTTAGCTTATCATTGGCCTGGTAATGTTCGAGAGCTTGAAAATGTTATAGAACGATTAAGTATCTTAGTAGATGGAAACATTGTTCGACTTCATGATCTTCCCAGAAAGATCATTGATTCAGTTGGTACATTAGAAGATTTAACTAATATAGAACTTCCAAAAAGTGTTGAGTCCATTCCTACCTCTATTTCTCCACAAGAATTTATTTGGCCTAGGCTAGAAGATATGCGTACTAGAGGAGTGGGATTAAAAGAGTTTTTAGAACAAATTGAAGATCGACTATTGGGAGAAGCCTTATTATTATCTGATGGAGTAAAAAATCAAGCAGCAGAAATTTTGGGTATAAAGCGGACAACACTTATTGAAAAGTTGAAAAAACGTCGACTTGATGGAGAAGTGTGA
- a CDS encoding tetratricopeptide repeat protein: MKFFIYSWLFQFFLITGGMILFTVEYVEAVSWKWSMLPGRERIIISYDTPNQGKKASRISTTQLEIPLSTPAKDLSRIGASPSPESLVSDLSLDGSKLHINLRDAAFGYITTSTNPNQLIIDVFSDPLGNRWRNLGVPAPASAPSRASSALPEVPKNISKQIKVSNNGQRLNKDQEKTSLSQEQKQVAKAPAESITSEGKAEKKQSIKADTSKDNVKKSQDVKGTLPVDTKDKQQVSKKENQEAISKEEKIETVPTVPPPSVDELTMLTAKVEKSQLASDEYSWSKKAKSPAQEDNTEEKLEKSQNNNNQKVNILENSSSSTEGTVQSKLTETPIVEAPIEETVNSIHSKLNFKGPDAWPKEKALSTLDKLEEVLNKNKLMQQPETRDSLQPLSKTNEEKPVSEPVVVYVDEKGNPVGKPPDTTAIIEEAKKNMRAGQVQKAKDLLATLKGHALVQEQHEEVLYLFSELNEKIYKDRWIEGYEPIITSTNKAMNFNLRSPRVAEALMRLGMVNLRIGNQDEAAGYFGALRRKFPQSEFIPEAYLALGKDQFSKGEYADAVKTFQLILDNYPESKAVQDASRFMAEALFKQGHYSRALILVDFVDRRWPRLYLEDPNYLKMVGDLYSRENRLDDALKAYWTYYNLVPEAKDSHDTLFKIGTSYFKKGLMQGGKDVFEELLKKFPKSDSAPKALLALGEEQVIKENPTIQELVTIFENPSSTIPEIYYKKILDEYPNSPEAQQAAIRLAAWKLWHRDIPTAMTMAQQFLDKYPESPYAPRAEEIIARGFDQSFALALQEENYERILSLWEKYPYLQIAYKDMTDELRVALARAYLNRGDEEKGMDLLNQFLESPQDPNYGDYVYNLYLAHYLRKEDWTNILKLGEKVSSWKFPVSARAQLDYALAIASENLGLGNKALPLWERLYQREDIPLYQKAYANYFMARDAERRRDLNAAYKLNLNTLKLFVTLQEERSDKADPERVRESLAALMDVTEVANRFVESLEWADQYAAFVPETSPDYAGLLFRKARLYRKMGDLSKWKQLLDEIVRREPESVFGRMAASELRTYEVSRDLSRFTQ, translated from the coding sequence GTGAAGTTTTTTATTTACTCATGGTTGTTCCAATTTTTTTTGATTACTGGAGGAATGATCTTATTTACTGTGGAATATGTAGAGGCAGTTTCATGGAAATGGTCTATGCTCCCAGGGAGAGAAAGAATAATAATTTCATATGATACACCTAATCAAGGTAAAAAAGCTTCTCGTATTAGTACAACCCAATTAGAAATTCCTCTTTCAACACCTGCAAAAGATCTTTCACGTATTGGAGCTTCTCCTTCCCCAGAAAGTTTAGTATCAGATTTATCGTTAGATGGCTCAAAGCTCCATATAAATTTAAGAGATGCAGCATTTGGCTATATTACAACCTCTACAAATCCTAATCAGTTAATTATTGATGTTTTTTCAGATCCTCTAGGAAATCGTTGGCGTAACCTTGGTGTACCAGCTCCTGCATCTGCTCCTTCTAGAGCATCATCAGCATTACCTGAAGTTCCTAAAAATATTTCTAAACAGATAAAAGTATCCAATAATGGACAACGGTTGAATAAAGATCAGGAAAAGACGTCATTAAGTCAAGAGCAAAAACAAGTAGCAAAAGCACCTGCTGAATCGATAACTTCGGAGGGTAAAGCTGAAAAGAAGCAATCTATTAAAGCTGATACTTCTAAGGATAACGTAAAAAAATCTCAGGACGTAAAAGGGACTTTACCAGTAGATACAAAAGATAAGCAGCAAGTAAGTAAAAAGGAAAATCAGGAGGCTATAAGTAAAGAAGAAAAAATTGAAACTGTCCCAACAGTTCCTCCTCCTTCTGTTGATGAACTTACTATGCTTACAGCTAAAGTAGAAAAATCACAATTAGCATCAGATGAGTATAGTTGGTCAAAAAAGGCAAAAAGTCCAGCTCAGGAAGATAATACAGAGGAGAAATTAGAAAAAAGCCAGAATAATAACAATCAAAAAGTTAATATACTAGAAAATTCTTCTTCTAGCACAGAGGGTACTGTACAATCAAAGCTTACTGAAACACCTATTGTTGAAGCACCAATAGAAGAGACTGTAAATAGCATTCATTCAAAATTAAATTTCAAAGGACCAGATGCTTGGCCTAAAGAAAAAGCTTTAAGTACATTGGATAAGTTAGAAGAGGTACTAAATAAAAATAAGCTTATGCAGCAGCCTGAAACTCGCGATAGTCTTCAACCTTTATCAAAAACTAATGAAGAGAAACCAGTTTCAGAGCCAGTGGTTGTATATGTTGATGAAAAAGGTAACCCTGTTGGGAAACCACCTGATACAACCGCTATTATTGAAGAAGCAAAAAAAAATATGAGAGCAGGACAAGTGCAAAAAGCTAAAGATTTACTAGCTACTTTAAAAGGCCATGCACTAGTCCAAGAACAGCATGAAGAGGTATTATATCTATTTAGTGAACTTAATGAAAAAATTTATAAAGATAGGTGGATTGAAGGGTATGAACCTATCATAACCAGTACTAATAAAGCTATGAATTTTAATCTAAGATCTCCAAGAGTAGCTGAAGCCCTTATGCGTCTTGGAATGGTTAATCTTAGAATAGGAAATCAAGATGAAGCTGCTGGTTATTTTGGAGCATTACGAAGAAAATTTCCTCAGAGTGAATTTATACCAGAAGCCTATTTAGCATTAGGAAAAGATCAATTTTCAAAGGGAGAGTATGCAGATGCTGTAAAAACTTTCCAACTTATTTTAGATAATTATCCAGAAAGTAAAGCAGTTCAAGATGCATCACGCTTTATGGCTGAAGCTCTTTTTAAACAAGGACATTATAGCCGAGCTCTTATTCTTGTAGATTTTGTAGATAGACGATGGCCTCGATTATATCTTGAAGATCCAAATTATTTAAAAATGGTTGGAGATCTTTATTCTAGAGAAAATCGTTTAGATGATGCTCTTAAAGCTTATTGGACATACTATAATTTAGTTCCAGAAGCAAAAGATAGCCATGATACATTGTTTAAAATTGGTACCAGTTATTTTAAAAAGGGATTAATGCAGGGTGGTAAAGACGTTTTTGAAGAGTTATTAAAGAAGTTTCCTAAATCTGACTCAGCGCCAAAGGCCTTACTTGCTCTGGGCGAAGAGCAAGTAATTAAAGAAAATCCAACAATACAAGAATTAGTTACTATTTTTGAAAATCCTAGTTCTACTATCCCTGAAATTTACTATAAGAAGATTCTTGATGAATATCCTAATAGCCCAGAAGCACAACAAGCAGCAATCCGTTTAGCTGCATGGAAACTTTGGCATAGAGACATTCCTACAGCTATGACAATGGCTCAACAGTTTTTGGATAAATATCCTGAATCTCCCTATGCTCCAAGAGCAGAGGAAATTATTGCACGAGGTTTTGACCAGTCTTTTGCATTAGCACTACAAGAAGAGAATTATGAACGGATTCTTTCCTTATGGGAAAAATATCCTTATTTGCAGATAGCGTATAAAGATATGACTGACGAGTTACGTGTAGCTTTAGCCAGGGCATATTTAAATAGAGGTGATGAAGAGAAGGGTATGGATCTACTTAATCAGTTTTTAGAGTCACCACAAGATCCAAATTATGGTGATTATGTTTATAACCTTTATCTTGCTCATTATTTAAGAAAAGAAGACTGGACTAACATTTTGAAACTTGGTGAAAAAGTTTCTAGTTGGAAGTTTCCTGTATCTGCACGTGCTCAATTAGATTATGCACTAGCTATTGCTTCAGAAAATCTTGGGTTAGGGAATAAAGCCTTACCTCTTTGGGAGAGGCTATATCAACGTGAAGATATTCCTTTATACCAAAAAGCTTATGCAAATTATTTTATGGCAAGGGATGCTGAGCGACGTAGAGATTTGAATGCAGCATATAAGTTAAACCTAAATACATTAAAACTATTTGTTACATTACAGGAAGAGCGCTCAGATAAAGCAGATCCTGAACGTGTACGTGAATCTCTTGCAGCACTTATGGATGTTACTGAAGTTGCCAACCGTTTTGTTGAATCTTTAGAATGGGCAGATCAATATGCAGCATTTGTTCCAGAAACTTCTCCTGATTATGCAGGACTATTATTTCGTAAAGCACGACTTTATAGAAAGATGGGAGATTTGAGTAAGTGGAAACAATTATTAGATGAAATTGTTCGTCGTGAGCCAGAAAGTGTATTTGGGCGAATGGCTGCATCAGAGCTACGAACATATGAAGTTTCAAGAGATCTTTCTCGTTTTACACAATAA
- a CDS encoding HD-GYP domain-containing protein gives MVSSRQSKATVPENIAEEYYQISHEILSSFPKYRPPVDLFQFREDILKLYPYSRKGCRLTNEQIEEIQILCNEGRLFVSRTDHPIYSEHIVKQVDLVLLDSNLKEAEAADIFIRALDMRLLDFIGQPVLPVFEKLYNDLMVFTEFLWQDKHRIKLFMRRLYTEHTLSHHSLNTLFIGLWLLQTTHEDKLIRREWDRSALGLILHDIGMSKIPSFILEKATPLKSEEKEKILLHTLAGVKILQKLNLGFNEITQAVMEHQERLDGSGYPNKLKETHLSKFGKLCAVADSFAAMISNRPYAQAIPPKAAAQLLANDKERYDSTFTVPLLNAYLTGALESKLRQEHSNNA, from the coding sequence ATGGTAAGCAGTAGACAGTCTAAAGCAACTGTCCCAGAAAATATTGCTGAAGAGTATTATCAAATATCTCATGAAATTCTTTCTAGTTTTCCTAAATATCGTCCACCAGTAGATCTCTTCCAGTTTCGTGAAGATATCCTAAAACTCTATCCATACAGTCGTAAAGGATGTCGTCTAACAAATGAACAAATAGAAGAAATTCAAATACTTTGTAATGAAGGACGACTTTTTGTTTCTCGTACAGATCACCCTATTTACTCTGAACATATTGTAAAACAGGTTGATCTTGTCTTACTAGACTCAAATCTTAAGGAAGCAGAGGCAGCTGATATCTTTATAAGAGCATTAGATATGCGACTATTAGACTTTATTGGGCAGCCAGTATTACCTGTTTTTGAAAAACTCTATAACGATTTAATGGTATTTACTGAATTCCTTTGGCAAGATAAACACAGAATTAAACTCTTTATGCGTCGGCTTTATACAGAACATACTCTTTCTCACCACTCTCTTAATACATTATTTATAGGTCTGTGGCTTCTACAGACTACACATGAAGATAAACTCATACGAAGAGAATGGGATCGATCAGCATTGGGACTTATTTTACATGACATAGGAATGAGTAAAATACCTTCTTTTATTCTTGAAAAAGCTACACCCCTTAAAAGTGAAGAAAAAGAAAAAATTTTACTACATACACTTGCTGGTGTAAAAATTCTCCAAAAGTTGAATCTTGGATTTAATGAAATAACTCAAGCAGTTATGGAACATCAAGAACGTCTTGATGGATCAGGATATCCAAACAAACTTAAAGAAACACATTTAAGTAAATTTGGTAAACTTTGTGCTGTGGCAGACTCTTTTGCAGCAATGATAAGTAATCGACCATATGCACAAGCAATACCACCTAAAGCAGCTGCACAACTACTTGCCAATGATAAAGAACGTTATGATAGTACATTTACTGTACCTTTATTAAATGCATATCTCACAGGAGCACTAGAAAGCAAACTTAGACAAGAGCATTCTAATAACGCATAA